acagcttgaaagatctTTTGGACaccacagtgaaaatggttaactttgttaaagcaaggcccctgaactcccTTGTaatttctgcactatgcaatgatatgggcagcgaccatgtaatgcttttacaacatacagaagtgcgctagTTATCAAGGGGCAAATCATTGACGTGtttttttaaaattgagagacaagcttactgactataattttcacttgtctgactgcttaCATGATGACGGGTTTCTcccaactggcctatctgggtgatgtttttttctcgcttgaatgatctgaatctaggattacagggactctctgcaactatattTAATGTGCGGGataaaattgaggctatgattaagaagttggagctcttctctgtctgcattaacaaggacaacacacagatctttccatcattgtatgattttttttgtatgcaaatgaactcaagctacggacaatgtcaaatgtgatatagcgaagcacctgagagTTGGGTgagcaattacgcaggtacttccccgaaacagatgacacaaacaacagaTTGGGTATCCCTTTCTTGCCCTAACCCCCAGTCCACTTatcgatatctgaacaagagagcctcatggaaattgcaacaagcggttctgtgagagttgaatttaatcagaagccactgccagatttctggaatgggctgcgctcagagtagcCTGCCTTGGCAAAtggcgctgttaagacactgatgccctttgcaaccacatacctatgtaAGAGTGGATTTTTTTAGCCCTCACAAGCAagaaactaaatacaggcacagactgtgtgtgggaaattatttaagactgagactctctccaatacaacccaacattgcagggttatgtgcatcctttcaagcacacccttctcaataacctgtggtgagttactcacaatttgatgaacaaataaggttttatatgtaagatggttaaataaaaagcaaaattattgattattattatttgtgccctggtcctacgagagctctttgtcacttcccacgagccgggtagtgacaaaaactcacactcattatgtttaataaatatgttgtaatgtgtgtgtgtggcaggcttacaatgaggtcaaaaaacaacatttgagagtacgctgaccctggtgctagagggggtacgcagctggaggttgaatgtttgaaggggtatgggactataaaaagtttgggatcCACTGAAACAGAAAATGTGTATGTTACAACACCTTGCTCGTCTCAGCAAGGAGCAACAACATTTCCTCACGTTGTTAAGTCCATGTTACTGTAGAGTCCGTTACAGCAGAAACGGACTCAACCTCAATGCCCAGCCGATTCCTTCTTCGGTCAGCTGTTTTATCCACATTTGTTATTTTAACGGTTATCTTATTTTCATGACGGTCTTCATCCATACTTGTCAGTTACACAGTTATACAGTAATTGTGCCAACTTTAgccatgtgtgtggtgtgtgtgtgtgtgtgtgtgtgggagatgtGCCTGGGCAGGCGGGTCGAGCAGGTGGGTTGGGGTGTTGTCCCTCTCAACTGATGACTGTCTCCTTAGCTAAAGACACACTCCTGAAACACAGTCAGGCTGGTGTTTGTCCAACGACAGCATGTGCCTGAGACGGAGACTGGCGCACAACATGTTACATAAGATATCACATCTGCTGCTATAAGAGCTCAGCTGCCTCTTCAAAAACAAAATGTGCCAAAGTGTTGACTCTGCTCCCTGAGATATGGGGAAGGTAGCAAAAGCATTCCCAGATGAAATGCAGCCTATATCATTCAAAGAATCATTCACAGAATCCAGACTGTGAGCCTGGAATTATGCATTTTTCAACAAGCTAAACGCCGATGATCTCCCAACTTCAGTTCAGCTTTTCTACCACTCTTTTAGTTTCTCTGAGAAAAGGGGAAAAAAACAGGGAATTGAGCAATCGCTCAGCATTGTCCCGAGACTGGATTCTTCCAGAGATCTGAGGGCTCGAGATCATGACTGATGATGGTGCTGAGGATCTGACATCATTAAGACCTGTGGATTAATTAGCATGGAAAATAGCGAGAAAATAAAGGATTCTTGGctgagagcgacagagagaaaacacagagagaacgTTAGAgggacgagagaaagagagaaagtagcAGTTGTGGAAACCTTGTGGTCGTGTTAAAAGAGTGTACAACGTTTCCCGCCAGATTTCAGAGTGCAACTGTAGTGCCAGATGCCCTGGGGGAATCTTCCAGTTTGGACTTCTCCTTAGAGAAATGAGTGATCAATGGCTCCTGATGCTGCAGCAAGCAGTGAGTCTAagactttgtcccaaatggccccctagtccctatatattgcaatacttttttttttttaccatctcCTCTTCAACACTACAATCAATCTCTCTGACAGAGACTACACATTAGCGGTAAAAACTAAGAAATTACAGCAGAGATTTGTACCTCACATCTCCATTACCCACTTATTTGATCTCCTGGCTCGCTGTAAAAAGAAAAAGAACAAAGTGCCTGTAGCTGAATACAGACCCTCACTCAGAAAACAAGAACAGACCTCTCTACAGTGCTACCTGCCTGCATGTCACTTTACAGAGAGGAGGGCCCTGAAGTAGGTCTTGCTACAACAAACACTTGGAGCATGTGAACTAATTCATCTTACCAATCACCAGCCTGTGGGCATATTTTGTTGTTTTCCTTATaccctatgtggtgcactacttttgaccagagtcctatgggaatagggtgccatttgggatgcacaccagGTTATTTAAAGGAAAACAGAGGGTAGAGGGGAAGGAAATGCCTGTCTAGACACCAGCCCCAGCAAGCTGTACATTTTCCAGGGGCCCACCACCAATCCCAACCTGTGCTGCCCTCCACCCCACTCCTTATTCTGAAGCAAAAAGAGCAGCCAGCAAGCTACAGGTTGACAGAGTAAACACGCCAGGTAAGTGAGAAATGATGGCAGCCCTTCAGCAGAACAGGTCGCCATGCCCGAGTGCCTCTCTTTCACACGCCCAACGTTGTCTGCTCATTCTCCAGCCCTCACAGACATACGGCTAATCAATCATACAGGCCAGTCACGGCGGTTGCTCCGCTGGGCTGCTGCTGCATTGCCTCCCTGGCAGGGAGGAGCGAGCACCCCACCTCCCAGTCAGCGGCGGAGAGAGTAAAAGTTGCCTTTAACAACTAGCCTCGTAAAACCAGCCTGATCTCGTAAGCTCACATAAATGATTTGTATCTGTGTAGCAAGCTGGTGAGATTAGGCTGGTTGTACGAGGCTACCGTACCACTGGTTCAGGGTTAAATACATGTTTAATCTACCTGATGGTTAAGGCAAGGATTTGAGAGTAGGGTGATCTGATCCTAGAGCTGTGGTTAGGGACAAATTCTACCTCGAGGTTCATGGACCAAGAGGATTCACTCACTCTGTGATTTTAGGATCGATGTTCCCGATCCACAGGCGATGGCCTTCGTGTGACGAGCTTTCTGAAATTATAGAGGCATTCTCCACGGTCTCCACTGCCAGCTGTGCTGTCGTGGGTTTCTTGCTTTCTGAAATGATAGTGACATCATCGTCTGCCGTCTCCACTGTAGAAGGTGTAGGCTTCTTGCTTTCGGAAATGATAGTGACATCATTGTCTGCCGTCTCCACAGCAGAAGGTGTAGTTTTCTTCCTTTCTGAAACTACGGTGACATCCTGGTCCTCCACGGCTGATGGTGTGGGTTCCTTCCCTTCTGAAATGGTAGAAGAAGGACGCTCCACTGTCTCTACTGCAGACCGAATAGGTTTCTCGCGTTCTGTAACAATGGGGGAACTCTCCGCCGTCTCCACTGCCGACTCCATGGGtctcctgagagagaaagagagagataggcttTTGGAGTGTGCCCTTCGTCAAAATAATGTGGCCCACAACTTCATTAAATACTGATAAACCCCTATGAAAATGAAAACATCaagtagcctagctagctaatcaCAGGTCCTATTTTTTTGTGATCATACGTTTCACTGTGTTCACTGTTCAGACCGAAATATTAActagccatcagactgttaaatagtcaccactagccagcctcagcccagtaccctgccctgaactttagtcactgttactagcctgcTACCACCTGGTACTCAAccctgctgccctatgtacatagtcattgaacactggtcactttaataatgtttacatactgaaTGCTAGTAACAGCTCATGTTAAATAACTGCTGTTGTACACCTTTTCAATTCATATACGTTTATATCCCAGACTATGACATGCATTGCTCGTTCTAATATTTCGGAAGTCCTTCCTTTTGGGGATTTgcgtgtattgtattgtaggtgtactgcattgttggagctaggaacataagcatttcgctacacctgcgacaacatctgcaaaatatgtgtacgcgaccaatacaatttgatttggtttagctagctagtttacgtTAACAGCAATCCAGTTAACTATCATTGGCAATGGATCTAGTTAGATGACTAAAGCTAAACCatgatgaaatacacacacacacacacacacacatatatatatatatcaatggtTTGTTTTATGTTTCTGTTCACTTTGCAACATGGATTTGTCAATACCAAGAGCCCTCGACACGGACGGGTGTCAAGCTTTGCTAACGAAGTAAGCTAGTTATTATGCTAGAACTAAGTGTATGTATCAAACGTTTAATTTACCTTGTTCGGTAGAAACTTTGTCTGACGGTGAACGGCTCAACGTTTAGAGATTACTATATCAACAAAACGTCAATAGAATGCTATAATTTAGATAAAATACCTTAGTACACAAAGCTCCGGTGAGCTAGCTGCTAGCCGCAAGATAGCAAAAACAAAGGCGCCTGTGAATGACGTCTTACACAATCTCGCCCAAAAAGAGCACACACATTGATGACACCCAAAACATATTATTTGAATGAATATGAGGACTAACGCAAGCGTCGGCTCCAGCTAATcgctgctttcaagacaacttaGTATTCGTGAAAGAATGAGGTCAAATCGTGACGTCAGTGATCTTTTAGTCGGAACTAAGAAACTCTGAAATGtccgacttgctaactggttTTAGTTATACACGTGCCGCGTTCAACGAATCAATAAGTCTGACATTTCCGAGTTTCCTATGTCCGACTAGCATCGGATGGCCGTTCAAAACGATTTTCCCCAGCCGGAGTTTTTTTTCCTCCCCCCCGAGGTCCCAGCTGTCACCCACTAAAGTCGGAACTCAGGGATTTCTGTTCCCAGTTATGTTGAATGCGGTATTTTCCCCAACGCTTTTCACTGCCTTGCgcaatttttttatatttttttacaagatatagctaagtagtaacattaaaaTGCAACGAAGTATTGCATGAATACAGTAGTTACAGTGTAAAGATCAAATATACTCTTGTATCGATCCAATATGTCTTTAAGCTTACTCGAATGCATGTCCAACGACCTTCCTTCATATATGACGGATACATTCGACAAACGTTTTAACGTTAGCTAGTAGTAGCCATCATGCTAAGCTAGTTAGCTTTCGTGTCAGCGTGTCACATGCATGATTGATATTGATATGATCGATATGCAGTCAACTATCTAATACCCCTGGGCTTATAAAGGCTGGTAAAATGCTACAGTTAAATCTTTAGTCCTTGCTACATCATCTTTTGGACTAATACATTAATGATATACTGTAACATAACCATTGATTCTCGAAGAATACAATTTATAAATGACTCATgaccttagttcaactgtcataacCCATCAGAAGCCAAAATATAGGCCTAAGTTTTACTCCAATATTTGTTAACAAGGTAACTATACACAAACACTACAGCCTCTGAAGATGCTTAAAACTATATATTTAATATCACGTGTGATCAGTCCtcgcatccatagctctgtcaaTGAATGTAGCTTTTTAGTGAAACATGGTCGGAGGATACGCTTTGTAATTCTTTCAATTAAGAATTGTAGCTTTTTAACAACATAGGCCAGCAATATTCAGTGATGTCGTGAACTCTCGCCGTTTATGAAGAAATATCAACGAGAGACAGTATCCCACTGAACACCTGTGCTACAGTTTTTCTGCTTCACTTCACATGTAAAGAGAGCCATCATCCCCCCTCTATCGCTTCCAATGGACTCAGACACACTACCAATTGTTAAATATACCCTAGAGGTAACACAAAAGAGTCATGCTTTTCATCTTCCTATAGCCTTACCACCAGGCACCAGTCGTGTCTTTCAGTGAGCCTGCCTGCTGCTGGCTCTACAAGGGAGTGATACAATCAGCCAAGCTGGGTTTATTTAGAGAATAAAGCACTTGTATGGTCTCTGCCTTCTGTCCCAGATATTATTGATACAGTAAAGCGCTGCTGACTGTAACAACACAGAGGTTGTAGGGGAGACTGTGGGCTGTTCTGGATTTTTTGTTAGttcttttcacctttatttaactaggcaagtcagttaagaacaaataagtatttacaatgactgcctacaccggccaatcccggatgatgctgggtcaattgtgcaccgccctatgggacttccaatcacggccggttgtaatacagcctggattcttACCAGGGCGTCTGTAGTGATACCCCTAGcacggagatgcagtgccttagactgctgcgccactcgggagtcctAACATACAGCAGCAATATACAGGCTGTAGATAGACATAAGTATCACCCTGCCTGCCTAGATCCCTCCTGCCTTCTTGTGatgtacactcagtggccagtctATTGGgcacacccatctagtactgggtcaggACCCTGTAGCCATGAAGGGATGCACCTGGTCAGCAACAATGTTCTGATATGCTGTGGCATTCAAACGTTGATCAATTCTATAAAGGGACCTatcgtgtgccaggaaaacattctccacaccattacaccacagccaccagcctgtaccgttaacaccgggcaggatggggccatggactcaacaggaaccaggattttgtcagaccaggcaatgtttttccactcctcaaatGTTCAGTGTTGGTAATCGCGTGCCCCCTGGAGCCACTTCTTCTTGTTTGTAGCTGATCGGAGTGGTCACCTGCTGCAAAAGCCCATCAATGACAAGAaccgacgagttgtgcgttccgagatgcccttctgcacactccTGTTGTACTGtgccgttatttgcctgtttgtggcccacctgttagcttgcacaattCTTGCCATTCTTCTTCGACCTCGCTCATCAGCTTGCTGTttttgcccacaggactgccgctgactgagtgttttttgtttgtcgcaccattctcggtAAAACCTAGACACGTGTGGGTAAAAAGCCAAAGAGTCCAaccatttctgagatactggaaccggctCGCCTAGAACCAACGGTCATACCATGCCTAGAACCAACGATCATACCATGCCTAGAACCAACGATCATACCATGCTCAAAGCCGCTTAGGTCACtggttttgcccattctaacgttcaattgAACAGCAATTGAATGCCTTGATGcccgtctgcctgctttatatagcaagccacgagCGAACCATTTTCGTGTACTAATAAACTGTCCACTGAGTGTATATCAGTATCCCATCTCTCTATACACACAAAGCAAGGTGGTATTATGACTAGGAGCCAAGCCTGAAGATTCACACTTAGATGTAGGttgcatcccaaaatggcactttattccctatatagtgtactacctttgaccagggctgagctttggtcaaaagtagtgcactttgtggggaatagggtgccatttaattggcacacaaacatacagttgAGGTGATTTACGAGGATGACGTTGACATTGTCTATCCTCCTGGTGTGATACTATATCGTGGTGCCTCATTTCTCTTGATGGTGTGTAAAGGTGTGTGAATTCATCACACACAATAGAGGATGTCATCCAGGGTATGATACATGGCTGGTTGTTCACCGGTTGATGATTGTTAGTTGTCAAAGATGATCTTATTTGAAACTATATTgctccattatcttttctacatactttacATCTGGGCTTAGTCATTTAAGTTTACACTGCAAACTTTTATCAcccacataaaaaaaaaaaaaaatggtgtaTATCATTTTTTCAGTGGCGTCCATGATTTAGCAGCAGTGGTGTGCTGAACACTTGAGgcagcaacatacagtatgtaggtaGACATAAGTATCGCCCCCTGCTGGCTATTATTAGAGCTTGCCATCCATGACACTGTAATATCACTACACTAATATGAAAGGAAAATTAGATACATAGATAGATGTTGGTATTTTATTTCAGTACTTTAGTATTTGTTATTTTGCGTGACTATATGCTTGTGAGTTATCATAAGATCAGACTGTAATAATATCTGCATAAGTCTCAAGGAATGTTTTTGTTAcgcttctctgtatctctgtcatttgtgtgtctgtgtgtgacagcGATGGCATTGAGTCAGCTACTGTGGCTGGCTTTGTGCCGATGCCTGGTCCCTTTGTTGAGGTCTTCCTGTCAGCTGGCGGTCAGCTCCAGAGTCCCACTGCTGTTCCCAAATACATGTCATCGAGACATCGCCCCCACTGCCGCCACCTGCGTTCTCCTGTATGCCACCAAGATGAGTAAAGGTGAGCGGAGAGCCGATTGCCTCTCAACTGCTTTGTACCTATTTGATTTGGTCTATGTTGCCCTCAAAAAACCCTCAAAGGCTCAGGAAATATAGGGGTAGGAATCAAGACTCCATCCACCCGTCTCTATTCTGCTTGTGTACTGAAGTGGTGGTCGGAACGTTCAAGagctttttttttttctttttgagAAGGTTGAAGAAAACCCCACTTCACTATGTTTTCTCATTTTGGTTTTATTTGTAATAACTCTGATTGACTAGACTAGACTACCAGCATGCaggtctccttcctctcctccatcctccttctgttCTTCCCCCTTTGAAGTCTCTCTTGTAGTGAAGGCCGCCGCTTCTCTTTTTCCCTCAGCGAAGGCAGCGAAGGGCCAGGCGGCCAAAGTGAACATCAACTCCTCGCTGGCGGAGGATATCATCAGTCTGGAGGAAGTGAATGAGGAGATGGCCGCCGTCCTCACCGCCCTGAAAGAGGACTTCAGCCGCAACCTGAGCATCAAAACCTCTTCAGGTACATAGGGGCCATAGACTAAGGTAGGGGCTCTCACTCTTGGTCACTCCCTGATTCAATGGAAAGGAGTAGCTGTTGAGTAGCTGGCCACTGCACTCAGTTCTGGGTGCTGAGACTACAGAGAGGATACTTTTCAGTTCTATTTCATTGTATGTGGATATCAGCCACCGATTGTTCAAAAAGGGATGCAGAGCCCCGCAGGCCTGAGTTTGAGCTGTGTCCATCTTTGTAAGCATAACAAGTCCCCTGTTGGTTCTCATTTAATTATTGTTCAAAAGATGAGGAAAAGTGCATCTCCATGTGTTTACTTTCTCCCTGAGGGGTGAGAGTGAACCCTGCCCTTTACCTTGACCCCTGTTGACCTTGACATCCAGGTCACAGCCtttcccctcccctgtcccccctCTGCCCTTGGGGCAGTTCAACTCTGAGAGGGCTAAAGGGGAGGGCCTGAAGGGGAGGAAGCTCATCCCcacccccctcatccctccctatcttccttaccctctccctccattcccccctccttaccctctccccttcctctcacctctccctccatcaccctgTGCCCATCTGTCCAGATGCACAGTAATCCATGGAAGCTGCAGGATTTAGAGCTGACAGGGAATCTTGACTGGAGGTATGCTGGAATGGGGGAATCATGAGGTCATTTTGTTCATGTGTATGCTTGATAATGGTCTCATCTGGGTCTCGTtatgtgttgtgtttgttgtaAAGGGGAGAGGAAAGTCACTTTAGCTGAAGGAAGGCCTGTTGTAGAGGGCTGATTCATGTGGTGAACCGTCGTCTGGGTAGGACTGAATCGGTCATGGAATTAAAAATGACCATAATTGACTAGCCAAATGACCGGTCTCCGTAATAACCGTTAGAATAAtataaacatacagtaccagtcaaaagtttggacacacctactcatataTTTCAGTATATTTCCGTGTTTTTTTTGGGTTAGTGAAAttcgcaaacatttctaaaaaacagtttttgctttgtcattatggcgtattgtgtgtagattgatgagggaaaatgttttaatataaatgttagaatatggctgtaacgtaacacaatgtggaagagatgaaggggtctgaatactttcagaatgcactgtatatatacagtaccagtcaaaaattccaggctttttctttatttgtactattttctacattgtataatagtaaagacatcaaaactatgaaataacacatatggaatcatgtagtaaccaaatgattgttaaacaaatcaaaaatatattttaaaattcttcaaagttaccaccctttgccttgattacagctctgcacactcttggtattctctcaaccaccttcatgaggtcgttttttaaaaacctttatttaactaggcaagtcagtcattgacggcctaccggggaaaagtgggttaactgccttgttcagggaaagtacgacagatttttacattgtcagctcagggattcgatccagcaacctttcagttactggcccacctctctaaccactaggctacctgtggcCTCGGCAGTTTCAGTTACTTGGGATGCATTTcacttaacaggtgtgccttcttcaATGTGAAatagtggaatttctttccttcttaatgcgtttgagccaatcaattgtgttgtgacaaggtaggggtggtatacagaacatagccctatttggtaaaataccaagtccatattatggcaggaacagctcaaataagcaaggagaaatgactgtccatcattactttaaaacatgaagatcagtcaatgcagaacatttcaagaactttgaaagtttctccaagtgccgtcgcaaaaaccatcaatcgCTATGATGtcactgactctcatgaggaccgccacaggaaaggaagacccagagttacctcggctgcagagggtaagttcattagagttaccatcctcagaaattgcagctcaaataaatgcttcacagagttcaagtaacagacacatctcaacatcaactgttcagaggagactgcaagaatcaggccttcatggttgaatttctgcaaagTAACCATTacgaaaggacaccaataagaagaagagacttgattaggccaagaaacacgagcaatggacattagaccggtggaaatctgtcctttggtctgatgagtccaaatttgagatttttggttccaaccgccgtgtctttgtgagacgcagagtaaatcaaataaaataacattttattagtcacatgcaccaaatacaacagcttaccttacagtgaaatgcttacttacgagcccctaaccaacaatgaagttttaaaaaatacggataagaataagaaataaaagtaaagactaattaaagagcagcagtaaaataacaatagcgagactatatacagggggggtaccggtagggagtcaatgtgcgagggcaccggttagtcgaggtagtatgtacatgtaggtagttattaaagtgactatgcatcgaTGGTAACAACATAGAGTAGCAGTGAtgtaaaagagggggagaggggggggggcaatgcaaatagtctgggtagccatgttcaggagtcttatggcttgggggtagaagctgtttataagcctcttggacctagacttggtgctccggtatcgcttgccgtgcggaagcagagagaacagtctatgactagggtggctggagtcattgacaatttttagggccgtcctcggacaccgcctggtatagaggtcctggatggcaggaagcttggccctactaggccgttcgcactaccctctgtagtgccttgcagtcggaggctgagcagttgccataccaggcagtgatgcaaccagccaggatgctctcgatggtgaagCTGTAcaaccttttgaagatctgaggacccatgccaaatattttcagtcttctgatggagaataggttttgtcgtgccctcttcacggctgtcttggtgtgcttggaccatgttagtttgttggtgatgtggacaccaaggaacttgaagctctcaacgtGCTCCACTGCATCCTCGTTGATGAGAATgagggcgtgcttggtcctcatTTTCAGTTAGttaacaatcatctcctttgtcttgatcacattgagggagatgttgttgtcctggcaccacaccaccaggtctctgacctcctccctagagGCTGTCTCGTcgctgtcggtgatcaggcctaccaatgttgtgcaatcggcaaacttaatgatggtgttggagtcttgcctggccgtgcagtcatgggtgaacagggactatAGGAGGGGACTGAACATGCACCCCTGATTGGCCCCTctgttgaggatcaacgtggtggatgtgttgttacctacccttaccaccggGGGGCAACCTgctaggaagtccaggatccagttgcagaggga
The sequence above is drawn from the Oncorhynchus gorbuscha isolate QuinsamMale2020 ecotype Even-year linkage group LG11, OgorEven_v1.0, whole genome shotgun sequence genome and encodes:
- the LOC124047654 gene encoding ribosome-recycling factor, mitochondrial-like → MALSQLLWLALCRCLVPLLRSSCQLAVSSRVPLLFPNTCHRDIAPTAATCVLLYATKMSKAKAAKGQAAKVNINSSLAEDIISLEEVNEEMAAVLTALKEDFSRNLSIKTSSGVLDHIVVHTTDGKFPLKQLGQMSMKPPQLIVVNMTGFPHTAGWAMAAATRALRESSMKLNPEVDRTIIRVLIPKVTREYMRAGQFTIKSKESLRRV